CTGCTATTAGGTGGgggtaatccataagtcactgaaagccaagcccacaagaaGTACAGggaggccttgaccgacaacggttgctgagccaaataaaaaaataataaattaaaaactagCCAGTTTTTTTATGCATCAGGCCGAAAATACAAAGACCGGAACttcgcggccgcggaattccgcctgctgaaaaatgtatgaatatgACAGTTCGGAAAAGTAGCCGTAGACAGTTTGACAGTGACAGATATTTTTGGCCTAATGTTTTTCCAAcaagaatattttaaatgtGCGTTGAATTATAGCGGTCTTTGTTACGACAATGTGTTCTgataactattttttttttcattgtttccTCAGCACGCAATGTCATCTTTGTATTGAGCTGTCAGCTGAGCCCggggaatgattttttttgcaactttgACCAGTCATTActaataaaattgaaatgattGAGTTTTAATATTAcagatttttctttaaattaaagttgttaataaaaacaatttttttttcgaaatatttttttgaccTCCGACCGCCGTTGCCCCGCAGTGCAGTGGCAAACATGACGCCGCTGtcaaacaaaaacgtaaataaaaacatagcCTCCGATGGCGTCATATATCGCGCGCTTGTTGTTTAAATAGttaaatagaaataaataaaaacagtaaaacaaaacttcgATTTGTAGCTAATTTTACCAGGCCAGTGGGCTTAAAAATTCTGGAAAAGGGTAGCATTGCGCAGTGCGTGTAGTATTTCCCAAAGGGAAAAAGGTTTTCCTTTCGGGTCCGAATCCGACTCGCCAACGGGCCAACAGTGCGACCCGTGGGAGGGGTGGGGGAGAGTATGGCAACGAACCGGGGCGGTAGCACGGTGTACCTCGAAATGGACGGCCGGCGGGAGCAGCACGCCCAGCCGGAACAGGACGGCGAAAATGACGCCGATAGTGGTGAAGGCAAGCGAACCGACCGGGTAGAGTAGCTGGGCCGCGGTTGGACACGTTTGTATAACacgggtttttttgtatgttccCCTCCACCAACAGACACCGACGAGGCGAGTGAGAGTGAGCTGCTGACCGGCACGAACAACCAGCACAGCGTGGACGAGCGGATGGAGATCCGGGAGCAGATGTACCAGGACAAGCTGGCGAACCTGCTCGGGCAGCTGGAGCTGCTGAAGCAGGGCAAGCACCCGGAGTACCTGAAGATCGTCGACCGGCTGCAGCTCGAGCTGGACGACCGGGTGCTGCTGAACGAGGTCGAGCGGGACTACCTGCTGGCGTGCGCGGAGCGCGACTGCATCCTCGAGAAGGCGGCCGCCGAGAAGGAGTTCGACGAGAAGAAAGCGGAGCTGATCGAGAACCTGATCGCCGACCTGGAGGACCAGAAGAAGATGATCGAGCACGAGTTCGCGACGATGGAGCTGAACGGCGACTCGGTCGACGTGAAGCCGACCGTGACGCGGAAGCTGCGCCGCCGCCCGAACGAGCCGCTGCCGGTGCCGGAGAAGCGCCGCAAGCCAACGACCAACCAGCTGACGTTTCTGCTGGAGGACAAGGAGGTGGACCACGATCTGAAGCTGATCTCGCGCAGCAAACCGATCTCAGCGAGccgggcggcagcagcggcggcggcagcggcggccgccgccgcagcctcctccaccgccgccgccgctcaaCATTCCG
The Anopheles arabiensis isolate DONGOLA chromosome X, AaraD3, whole genome shotgun sequence DNA segment above includes these coding regions:
- the LOC120906570 gene encoding sin3 histone deacetylase corepressor complex component SDS3, with the translated sequence MATNRGGSTVYLEMDGRREQHAQPEQDGENDADSGEDTDEASESELLTGTNNQHSVDERMEIREQMYQDKLANLLGQLELLKQGKHPEYLKIVDRLQLELDDRVLLNEVERDYLLACAERDCILEKAAAEKEFDEKKAELIENLIADLEDQKKMIEHEFATMELNGDSVDVKPTVTRKLRRRPNEPLPVPEKRRKPTTNQLTFLLEDKEVDHDLKLISRSKPNGGSQPTEGYGGSGAAPTGTGGQSNAQPSTETRIEDGKLWYERRWFHRGQPVHVEGRDIPRFPANISAIGTEAICVKKTSDGQKVRIFLSHLRRGKVSIKRRAN